A window of Aquila chrysaetos chrysaetos unplaced genomic scaffold, bAquChr1.4, whole genome shotgun sequence genomic DNA:
CGGTGCCGTACTGCTGGAAAAGCGAGCGCAGCTCGCCGCTGGTGCAGGCGGCCGAGACGTTACCGACGAAGATCTTGCAGGTGTTGGTGGGCCGAGGCCGGGAGGGCTCGACCACGATGCGGCGACCGTGCAGCTGGTGGCCGTTGAGCTGGGTGATGGcgcgggccgccgccgcctcatCCCGGAGGTGCACGAAAGCGAACTGTTTCATGAGGGCGATGCCGAGCACGGGCCCGGCGGCGCCGGCGAACAGCTCGCTCAGCTCCTCCGCCGTCGCCTCCTCGGGGACGTTGCCCACGAAGAGCTTTATGCCGGGACGCATGgtggcggcagcggcggggaaAGGGGAGCGGGAGCTCggcgcggcggcagcggccTCACAAAATGGCGGCGTCTCCTCAGCGCGGAGCGGGAGCG
This region includes:
- the RBM14 gene encoding RNA-binding protein 14 isoform X2, which translates into the protein MRPGIKLFVGNVPEEATAEELSELFAGAAGPVLGIALMKQFAFVHLRDEAAAARAITQLNGHQLHGRRIVVEPSRPRPTNTCKIFVGNVSAACTSGELRSLFQQYGTVVECDVVKGQAPGDAHPQVLGPYLSPPR
- the RBM14 gene encoding RNA-binding protein 14 isoform X3, whose amino-acid sequence is MRPGIKLFVGNVPEEATAEELSELFAGAAGPVLGIALMKQFAFVHLRDEAAAARAITQLNGHQLHGRRIVVEPSRPRPTNTCKIFVGNVSAACTSGELRSLFQQYGTVVECDVVKGTVPSAVCLTSQITAA